The genomic segment GTTCGGGGACGTGGGAAGGGCTGCCTATCAGGAACTGGCATCCGCCGGGGTCAGCTGCGTCGTGGTCGACAGGAAGAAGTACACGGTGAACGAGATCATCGGCAACGCCGAAGACGAAGAGATTCTGCGGATGGCGAACATCGAGGACGCACAGATCTGCGTCGTCGCCCTCAACGACGACACGGTCAACATCTTCACCACCCTGATGGCCAGGAACCTGAACCCATCCCTCCGCATCCTGGCGAGGGCCAACCAGCCGGTGTCGGTGGACAAACTCTACCGGGCCGGTGCGGACTACGTGGCGCTTCTCCCGGCGATCGGGGGGAGGTGATCGCCAGCATCGCGCTCTCCGATCGGGTCGCCGTGCTCCTCGATCTCCCCGATCGGCGGAAGGTGATAGGAAAACAGGTCCAGCGTCACCTCCCGGCCTCCCTGGGGGAGGTGGAGCGGAGAAGCGGGGCAGTAGTGCTCGGGATCGAGCGGGAGGGGGAAGCCCTGGTCAGGCCGCCCTCCGACACCCGGATCGAGGCGGGGGACACCGTGATTGTACTGGGAAGGAACGAGACCCTGAAAAGATTCATCAGGATGTACTAGGAGGAGAAACCATGATCTGCGATATGCGTTGCCAGGCGGAGAGGATCGAGCAGATGATCCGCTATACCCTCTGGGATAGCGGCAAGAGGGGCATCGTGGTGGGTCTCTCCGGAGGAGTGGACTCCGCCGTGGCGGCGGCGCTCTCCGCCCGCGCCATCGGGGGCGAGAACGTGCTCGGGCTCCTGATGCCGAGCGCGGTGACCGCAGGAGAGGATCTGCAGGACGCCCGCGACCTCTGCCGGCAGCTCGGAATCGCCGGGAAGGAGATCCCGATCGAACCGATGCTGCAGCCGTTCCGGGCGGTCCCGGGCTTCTCGGATACACCCTACCTGGCGGGGAACCTGATGGCGCGGATCCGCATGGCGCTGCTCTACTACTTCGCGAACCGCGAAGAGCGTCTCGTCTGCGGCACGTCCAACAGGAGCGAGTACATGCTGGGCTACACCACCAAGTACGGGGACAGCGCCGCGGACTTCCAGCCCATCCTGCACCTCTACAAGACAGAGGTCTATGCGCTGGCAGAAGATCTCGGGATACCGGACCGCATCCGCTCCAAGGCCCCGTCGGCCGGCCTCTGGAAGGGGCAGACCGACGAGGGGGAACTGGGCCTCTCCTATGCCGACATCGACGCCGCCCTTGCAGAACTGGAGAGGGACGCCTGGATTCCCCGTTCGGAGGTCCAGGAGAGAGTGCTCCAGCTGGTGAAGAAGAGCACGCACAAACGGCTCTCCCCTCCGAGTCTGCAGCGGCATCCGTGAGGCTCGCCTTCAGGCATGCGCGAAGGGGCTCACAGCCGGTGAACCTTCGGGGCCGACAGCGCTTCGGGAGGAGGCCGAATCCGGTATGGAGCGGATACGTCCTGCCCG from the Methanomicrobiales archaeon genome contains:
- a CDS encoding TrkA C-terminal domain-containing protein; the encoded protein is MIASIALSDRVAVLLDLPDRRKVIGKQVQRHLPASLGEVERRSGAVVLGIEREGEALVRPPSDTRIEAGDTVIVLGRNETLKRFIRMY
- a CDS encoding NAD+ synthase; this encodes MICDMRCQAERIEQMIRYTLWDSGKRGIVVGLSGGVDSAVAAALSARAIGGENVLGLLMPSAVTAGEDLQDARDLCRQLGIAGKEIPIEPMLQPFRAVPGFSDTPYLAGNLMARIRMALLYYFANREERLVCGTSNRSEYMLGYTTKYGDSAADFQPILHLYKTEVYALAEDLGIPDRIRSKAPSAGLWKGQTDEGELGLSYADIDAALAELERDAWIPRSEVQERVLQLVKKSTHKRLSPPSLQRHP